One window from the genome of Fulvivirga lutea encodes:
- the rimM gene encoding ribosome maturation factor RimM (Essential for efficient processing of 16S rRNA), translating into MIKKHGTHGELSVFIDADFPEEYSELESVFVEINNKLVPFFIEYIQIRGNKAVIKFEDVDDQESASDLKSCAIYLPLSTLPKLDDNQFYYHEIKGYTIEDTHHGQLGPIVDVVTTTKQDLIVVDYQGKEVLVPVNDEIIGSVDHENKLLKVTLPDGLLDVYLD; encoded by the coding sequence GTGATCAAGAAACATGGGACTCACGGGGAACTTAGCGTATTTATTGACGCAGATTTTCCTGAAGAATACTCAGAATTGGAATCAGTTTTTGTTGAGATCAACAATAAACTGGTTCCTTTTTTTATTGAGTACATTCAAATAAGAGGCAATAAAGCCGTTATAAAGTTTGAAGATGTTGATGATCAAGAATCGGCATCTGATTTGAAATCTTGTGCGATTTACCTACCCTTATCTACATTACCTAAACTTGATGATAATCAATTCTATTATCACGAGATAAAAGGGTATACCATAGAAGACACTCATCATGGTCAACTCGGGCCAATAGTGGATGTAGTTACTACCACAAAACAAGACTTAATTGTTGTCGATTATCAAGGTAAAGAAGTATTGGTACCTGTTAATGACGAAATCATTGGTTCTGTGGATCATGAAAATAAACTCTTGAAGGTTACTTTACCTGATGGTTTACTAGATGTATATTTAGATTAA
- the trmD gene encoding tRNA (guanosine(37)-N1)-methyltransferase TrmD, which produces MRIDIITCLPKLLESPFNDSILKRAQNKGLVEVVVHDLRDYSEDKHKKVDDYAFGGGAGMVLMIEPIAKCIRELKDQRVYDEIIYMSPDGENFSQGIANELSLKKNILILCGHYKGVDERVRENFITREISIGDYVLSGGELAAAVVSDAIIRLLPGVLGDETSALSDSFQDGLVAPPVYTRPAEFEGLKVPDVLLSGHQKKIEDWRFEQSVKRTQLRRPTDSK; this is translated from the coding sequence ATGCGAATAGACATAATTACCTGCTTACCAAAGCTTCTCGAAAGCCCATTCAATGACTCTATTTTAAAAAGAGCTCAAAATAAGGGTTTGGTAGAAGTGGTTGTGCATGACTTAAGGGATTATTCTGAAGACAAACACAAAAAAGTAGATGACTATGCTTTTGGCGGTGGAGCAGGAATGGTTTTAATGATTGAACCTATAGCCAAATGTATTCGTGAGTTGAAGGATCAGCGAGTTTATGATGAAATAATTTACATGAGTCCTGATGGAGAGAACTTTTCCCAGGGTATTGCGAATGAATTATCTCTGAAAAAAAATATACTCATTCTTTGTGGCCATTATAAGGGTGTGGATGAACGCGTTCGTGAAAATTTTATAACCCGAGAAATTAGTATTGGAGATTATGTACTTTCTGGCGGTGAGCTGGCTGCGGCAGTTGTTTCTGATGCTATCATTAGATTGTTACCAGGCGTTTTGGGAGATGAAACGTCAGCATTATCAGATTCATTTCAGGATGGTTTAGTGGCACCACCAGTATATACCCGGCCAGCAGAATTTGAAGGATTAAAAGTGCCGGATGTGCTACTTTCGGGCCATCAGAAGAAGATAGAAGATTGGCGATTTGAACAATCTGTGAAACGCACCCAATTACGAAGACCAACCGACTCAAAATAA
- a CDS encoding sensor histidine kinase, with protein sequence MQRKSYKTELSEREKELEDRNEELEAQHEELTAAVEAMINKNDRLEKALEELNIRNKEIDQIVYRSYHDLKTPITALEGLLSLIEVDTEGRDEYLAKSKASIVEMKHLLRMLARYSSNLVEVVKYSRLNFKEIWEEVLDDLERSVGYNVVKITFNQPNEEIISDVDRIKLLLYNVVKNAIDFRSERGRVDVTISVKHTMLKIQVADNGIGIPAEVQPNVFDMFYRGSSKSKGSGLGLYLCKRTVEILGGKISLFSSVNVGTTVTMELPLKKVEEN encoded by the coding sequence ATGCAAAGAAAGTCGTATAAAACAGAGCTATCTGAAAGAGAGAAAGAGCTCGAAGATAGAAACGAAGAGTTAGAGGCACAGCATGAGGAATTAACTGCTGCTGTGGAGGCGATGATCAATAAAAATGATCGCTTGGAAAAAGCACTTGAGGAGCTGAATATACGAAACAAGGAAATCGACCAGATTGTCTACAGAAGCTACCATGATTTAAAAACACCCATTACTGCCTTAGAAGGCCTTCTTTCACTCATTGAAGTTGATACGGAAGGAAGAGATGAGTATTTAGCTAAATCTAAAGCCTCAATTGTTGAAATGAAGCATCTATTAAGAATGCTTGCCAGATACAGCAGTAATCTCGTTGAAGTGGTAAAGTATTCGAGATTAAATTTTAAAGAAATTTGGGAGGAAGTTTTAGATGACCTTGAACGCTCTGTAGGGTATAATGTAGTAAAAATTACCTTTAACCAACCTAATGAAGAGATCATTAGCGATGTAGATAGGATAAAGCTGCTCTTATATAATGTAGTTAAGAATGCAATTGATTTCAGGTCGGAGAGAGGCAGGGTAGATGTTACTATTAGTGTAAAGCATACTATGCTTAAAATACAGGTTGCCGATAATGGAATTGGAATACCAGCTGAAGTTCAGCCCAATGTGTTTGATATGTTTTATCGGGGAAGCTCTAAGTCTAAAGGATCTGGGTTAGGCTTGTATTTATGCAAAAGAACTGTAGAGATTTTAGGCGGGAAGATTAGTTTATTCAGTTCCGTAAATGTAGGTACAACTGTCACAATGGAATTGCCATTAAAAAAGGTTGAAGAAAATTAA
- the rplS gene encoding 50S ribosomal protein L19: MNEIIKAVEAELNKEAKSHPDFKAGDTVNVHVKIKEGNKERIQQFQGTVIQRRHPNTAGETFTVRKVSNGIGIERIFPILSPSIEKIEIVRKGKVRRARLYYLKGRQGKAARIKEKL, translated from the coding sequence ATGAACGAGATCATAAAAGCAGTTGAAGCTGAATTAAACAAAGAAGCAAAATCTCACCCTGATTTTAAGGCTGGTGATACTGTTAACGTACACGTTAAAATTAAGGAAGGTAACAAAGAGAGAATTCAGCAATTCCAAGGAACTGTAATTCAAAGAAGACACCCAAATACAGCAGGTGAGACATTTACAGTAAGAAAAGTGTCTAACGGTATTGGTATAGAAAGAATATTCCCAATTTTATCTCCTAGCATCGAGAAAATCGAGATTGTTAGAAAAGGTAAAGTTAGAAGAGCGAGATTGTACTACTTAAAAGGTAGACAAGGTAAAGCTGCTCGTATCAAAGAAAAGCTGTAA
- the fbaA gene encoding class II fructose-bisphosphate aldolase yields the protein MSSSKFKPGVLTGDEVQELFKYAKEKKFALPAVNVVGTNSVNAVMETAAELNAPMMIQFSNGGAVFYAGKGLNNDNQQAAIAGAVSGAKHVHQMAELYGARIVLHTDHAAKKLLPWIDGMLDAGEKFYKEHGKPLFSSHMIDLSEEPIEENIEICKKYLERMSKIDMTLEIELGVTGGEEDGVDNTDVDSSKLYTQPEEVAYAYEELSKISHRFTIAAAFGNVHGVYKPGNVKLTPVILKNSQDYIIEKYKTGPNPVDFVFHGGSGSTVEEIREGISYGVIKMNIDTDLQWAYWEGVKNYYKSNEGYLQGQIGNPEGDDKPNKKYYDPRVWLRKGEESFKARLKKASEDLNNVNTL from the coding sequence ATGTCATCTTCAAAATTTAAGCCTGGTGTTCTAACAGGCGATGAGGTACAAGAACTATTTAAGTACGCTAAAGAAAAGAAATTTGCACTTCCTGCTGTAAACGTGGTAGGCACAAATTCGGTGAATGCCGTAATGGAAACTGCGGCCGAGCTAAATGCGCCTATGATGATCCAATTCTCAAATGGTGGGGCTGTATTCTATGCTGGAAAAGGATTAAACAATGATAACCAGCAAGCTGCCATTGCTGGTGCCGTTTCAGGTGCCAAGCACGTACACCAAATGGCCGAATTATATGGTGCCAGAATTGTATTACATACCGACCATGCCGCTAAGAAGCTATTACCATGGATAGATGGTATGCTAGATGCTGGTGAAAAATTTTACAAAGAGCATGGCAAGCCTTTATTTAGTTCACACATGATCGACCTTTCTGAAGAGCCAATTGAAGAAAATATTGAAATATGTAAAAAGTATCTTGAGCGAATGAGCAAAATAGATATGACGTTAGAAATTGAATTAGGTGTAACTGGTGGTGAAGAAGATGGAGTTGACAATACTGATGTAGACAGTTCTAAGCTTTATACGCAACCTGAAGAAGTAGCCTATGCTTATGAAGAATTGAGCAAGATTAGCCACAGGTTTACTATTGCAGCTGCTTTTGGTAACGTACACGGTGTTTATAAGCCAGGTAATGTGAAGTTAACACCTGTAATTTTGAAGAATTCTCAAGATTATATCATTGAAAAATATAAGACTGGGCCAAACCCGGTTGATTTCGTTTTCCACGGTGGATCAGGATCAACGGTTGAAGAAATTCGTGAAGGTATCTCTTACGGTGTTATAAAAATGAACATTGATACTGATTTGCAATGGGCTTATTGGGAAGGAGTGAAAAACTACTACAAATCAAATGAAGGCTATCTTCAAGGGCAAATTGGTAACCCTGAGGGAGACGATAAACCAAACAAGAAATACTACGATCCAAGAGTTTGGCTAAGAAAAGGCGAAGAGAGTTTTAAAGCCAGACTTAAAAAGGCGTCTGAGGATTTAAATAATGTTAACACCTTATAA
- the accD gene encoding acetyl-CoA carboxylase, carboxyltransferase subunit beta: protein MSWFKRKDKGIQTPTEAKKEAPDGLWTKTPSGKIVHTRELKSNSYVSPEDGYHVRIGSAEYFEILFDNNKFTELDENMESADPLKFVDTKAYPDRIKSTQKKSELKDAVRTAYGKMNGLEITIACMDFGFIGGSMGSVVGEKIARAIDHSLQNKKPFLMISKSGGARMMEAGLSLMQMAKTSAKLALLSEAKIPYISLLTDPTTGGVTASYAMLGDFNIAEPGALIGFAGPRVIRETIGKDLPKGFQSAEFVLDHGFLDFIVDRRNLKSKLTTLLKMLK from the coding sequence ATGAGCTGGTTTAAAAGGAAAGATAAAGGAATACAAACACCAACAGAGGCTAAGAAGGAGGCACCCGATGGGTTGTGGACCAAAACGCCTAGTGGTAAAATCGTACATACACGAGAGTTAAAGAGTAATTCCTATGTGAGTCCTGAAGATGGCTATCATGTGAGAATAGGTTCTGCGGAGTATTTCGAAATATTGTTTGATAACAATAAATTTACTGAGCTGGATGAAAATATGGAGTCAGCTGACCCATTAAAATTTGTTGATACCAAAGCTTACCCAGATAGAATAAAGAGTACTCAGAAGAAATCTGAATTAAAAGATGCCGTTAGAACAGCCTATGGCAAAATGAATGGGTTGGAAATAACGATAGCTTGTATGGATTTCGGATTTATCGGTGGTTCAATGGGCAGTGTGGTAGGCGAGAAGATAGCTAGAGCTATAGACCATTCACTACAAAATAAAAAGCCTTTCTTAATGATCTCTAAGTCTGGCGGAGCCAGAATGATGGAAGCTGGATTATCCTTAATGCAAATGGCTAAGACATCCGCCAAATTGGCTTTGCTTAGTGAGGCTAAGATTCCATATATCTCTTTACTGACTGATCCAACCACAGGAGGTGTTACTGCTTCGTACGCTATGCTTGGCGACTTTAATATTGCTGAGCCCGGAGCATTAATTGGCTTCGCGGGCCCTAGAGTTATTAGAGAAACGATTGGTAAAGACTTACCTAAAGGCTTTCAAAGTGCAGAATTTGTATTGGATCATGGGTTTCTCGATTTCATTGTGGATCGTAGAAATCTAAAATCGAAGTTGACAACACTCTTAAAGATGTTAAAATAG
- a CDS encoding flotillin family protein — MSVLTLPIFALVAFFVFIVVVTFFRRYKRCPSDRILVVYGKVGGGSAKCIHGGAAFIWPVFQDYEFLDLTPISIEVMLTNALSRQNIRVDVPSRFTVGISTEPGVMNNAAERLLGLTQETIQDLAKDIIFGQLRLVVATMDIEEINSNRDKFLENVASNVETELKKIGLKLINVNVTDIKDESGYIEALGKEAAAKAINDAKRSVAEKDRDGAIGAANAVQEQRVKVADADASAVEGENLAKIKVAQSDAVRREKEAESQRIAIAAEKVQTAKALEEAYAAEQEAENARATRDKAAQTADIVVPAQIDKEKVEIAAEAQAEQIRRLAKGEADAILFKKQAEAQGLYEVLTKQAQGLKQIVDAAGDNAKDAVLLLVADKLPELVRLQTEAIKNIKIDKITVWEGGGSGPESKTSTANFISGLYKSVPPLQEMFNMAGMELPEYLKGKSPDEIKQMAESVKKEVKENPAPSKPSPKPNKPSDSGPKDQNKGK; from the coding sequence ATGAGCGTATTAACCCTCCCCATTTTTGCTCTTGTAGCGTTTTTCGTATTCATTGTTGTTGTTACCTTTTTTAGAAGGTACAAAAGATGTCCTTCCGATAGGATTCTAGTTGTATATGGTAAAGTTGGTGGTGGATCCGCCAAATGTATACATGGAGGTGCGGCATTCATATGGCCCGTTTTTCAAGACTATGAATTTCTTGATCTAACGCCAATCTCTATAGAGGTGATGCTTACTAATGCATTAAGTAGACAAAATATTCGTGTAGACGTTCCATCTCGTTTTACAGTGGGTATTTCTACTGAACCTGGTGTAATGAACAATGCTGCAGAAAGGCTTTTAGGATTAACGCAAGAGACCATCCAGGATTTAGCCAAGGACATCATCTTCGGTCAGTTGAGGTTGGTAGTTGCTACAATGGACATTGAGGAAATTAACAGTAACAGAGATAAATTCCTTGAAAATGTGGCATCTAATGTTGAAACCGAGTTGAAGAAAATTGGTCTTAAGTTAATCAACGTAAACGTAACAGACATTAAAGATGAATCTGGCTACATTGAGGCATTAGGTAAAGAAGCTGCTGCCAAAGCGATAAATGACGCAAAAAGATCAGTTGCTGAAAAAGATAGAGATGGTGCCATTGGTGCTGCCAATGCTGTACAAGAGCAAAGAGTGAAAGTGGCAGATGCAGATGCGAGTGCAGTTGAAGGTGAGAACTTAGCGAAGATTAAGGTAGCACAATCTGATGCTGTCAGACGAGAGAAGGAAGCAGAATCACAGAGAATTGCGATTGCCGCAGAAAAGGTTCAGACAGCGAAAGCATTAGAAGAGGCTTATGCCGCTGAGCAAGAAGCTGAAAATGCAAGAGCAACACGTGATAAAGCAGCACAAACTGCAGATATTGTTGTGCCTGCTCAAATCGATAAAGAAAAGGTAGAGATTGCTGCAGAAGCGCAAGCTGAACAAATTAGAAGGTTAGCAAAAGGTGAGGCCGATGCGATTCTATTTAAGAAACAAGCTGAAGCTCAAGGTTTATATGAAGTACTTACGAAGCAGGCACAAGGTTTAAAACAAATTGTAGACGCAGCAGGTGATAATGCTAAAGATGCCGTATTGTTACTTGTAGCAGATAAATTGCCTGAACTGGTTCGACTTCAGACAGAGGCAATTAAAAATATTAAAATCGATAAAATTACTGTCTGGGAAGGCGGAGGCTCTGGCCCAGAAAGCAAAACTTCAACAGCCAATTTCATTTCCGGACTGTACAAATCAGTTCCACCATTACAAGAAATGTTTAACATGGCAGGAATGGAACTTCCTGAATACTTGAAAGGAAAGAGTCCAGATGAAATTAAGCAGATGGCAGAAAGTGTAAAGAAGGAAGTGAAAGAAAATCCTGCTCCTTCTAAACCTTCTCCCAAACCAAATAAACCATCAGATTCAGGTCCAAAAGATCAGAATAAAGGGAAATAA